The Paenibacillus amylolyticus genome contains the following window.
AATTACGAATAACATGCTTAGTTCACAGTTGCTTTTGAACTTGAACCGGAATGCACAGCAGATGAACAATACGCAGACTCAACTGGCAACAGGCCGTAAAATTAACAAACCTTCGGATGATCCGGTAGGGATAACATACTCCCTTCGTTATCGTGCAGAACTTTCATCCAATGAGCAGTATCAGAAAAACGTAGATAGTGCGGTTTCCTGGCTTGAGTTCAACGATACTGTTATGAATCAGGCGGGGAATGTCGTGCAGCGTCTGCGTGAGTTGACGGTACAAGCTTCAACAGGTACGAATCCTCAGTCTGCTCTGGATAGCATTAAAGAAGAGGTAAAACAACTTAATGAACAGTTGATTGATATCTCCAATAGTAAGCTTAACGGCAAATATGTTTTCAATGGTGAGACATATGATGTGAAACCGTACGATTTCCCTGCAAATCCTGATGGTACGTTGGATACAACAAATGCTGCCTCTGTTGTTACGGATAAAGGAAAAATTAACTTCATTGTAGGGGAAAGTGTTCAATTGCCTATTAATGTGAGTGGTAATGAAGTATTTGGAACAGAGACGGAAGAAGATAATCTTTTTGTCATTATGAATACCATTATGCAAGCCTTGACTGAAGGTGATCAGAAAGAGCTATCTGATCAGTTGGATAACATCGATAGTAGAATGGGTAAAATGTTGTCAATTCGATCCGAAATTGGAGCAAAGACTAACCGTGTTGACTTGATGATGGGGCGCTTGGAAGATCTCGGTATTAATCTGACAGATCTGCAATCCAAGGTGGAAGATGCGGATTACGCAGAACTATCTTTGCAATCTAAAATTCAAGAAAATATCTATAATGCTTCTCTTTCAGCAGGTGCCAAAATCATCTCGCCATCTCTGGTGGACTTCCTGAGATAATATAAGGAGGAGCCATGTTATGAACACTCTTCCTGTTGTTCAGATTCGAACTACGCCATCTATTTTAAACATCGATGCTGACCCTGGACAGTACTCCATTCGTCAGCCTAAGGCGGAGGTTCAACTTCATACCAAACCTGCGAAACTGACTGTACAAAGCCATCCAATTGAGCTGAACGTTGATCAAAGTAAGGCATTCTCTGCATATACCGGTGGCAACATGATTGATATGAACGCTCGTATCTATTCGGGGATCCAACAGAATTTTCTGCAAAATATAGCTTCACGTGTAGAGCAGGGTAATCAGTTAGCAGCTATTCATAAACCGGGAAATACGATTGCTAATATTGTGGGTACCGACTGGAAGCCGCAACCTTTTCCAGAGACGAGAACCCCTGCTTCTTTTGATAATGTGGATATTCGTATCAACACAAGACCTCCAGATATTAGCTATGATCCGGCGGTCTCTGAGATGAACGTCATCGTGAATAAGCCGGAGATTGAGTATCAGAGAGGCAAACTGGACATTTATGTAAAACAGTACGCATCAGTGCAATATACTCCACCAGCCATAGATATGGAGTTATAAGTTATAATGAGCTATAGACGGTCTCGGACACAGCCCTCTATGGCTCTTTTTGTATAAATTCATCGCCAAGGAGGCGTTTATTATTCATATTCAGACAAGCATGTGGGGAGAAGTAGAGGTTCAGGAGAAAGACATATATCAATTTCCAAAAGGGTTACCTGGATTTGATGAGGAGACGGAATTTGCGCTGATCCCATGGGAAGACACACCTTTTAGTTATTTACAATCTGTTCGAGAAAAGGACTTGTCTTTCTTGTTGGTAAGTCCATTTACATTTGTTACGGATTATAGTTTTGAATTAAGCGAAGTGGATAAGCAAGAATTGGAGATTGCAGAGCAAGTATCAGTATACTCTCTGGTCACAATTCATTCCCAGACGAATCATTCCACAATGAACCTACTTGCACCTGTTGTGCTCAATCCTGAAAAGCGCCTAGGTAAGCAAGTTATACTCCATCAGTCGATCTATGAGACGCGTCATCTGATCTGGTCAGAAGACGAAGAAGCTAAATCCGTGAAGGGTGGGGTTTGACATGCTGGTATTATCGCGAAAAAAGGGCGAGTCTATAGTTATTCAAGACCACATCGAAGTAACGGTACTAGCAGTTGAAGGAGATACTGTACGCATAGGGATATCTGCACCCAAGCATATTGATATCTTTCGTCAGGAGATCTATGCATCTATTCAAGAGGCTAACAGAGAGTCTGCAACACCGCTTGCGGCCAATGTTGAGGCCTTTATGGAACGTCTTAGAAATAACGGAATAAAAAAAGATTAAAAAATATTCCAATTTGCTATAAACAGTTGTTCACCTTCCGTCGATATATAATTTAGACGCTGCTTCGGCAGGGCGGCCGACCTTAATGTCGCGGCGTTTACCACATGGATGTGGAACTAATTTATTTTCAGGGAGGAAATACTCTAATGATTATCAACCATAATATCGCGGCGTTGAACACACACCGTCAACTGTCTGCAAACACTGCTAACACTAACAAAAACATCGAAAAATTGTCTTCCGGTCTTCGCATCAACCGTGCTGGTGACGATGCTGCAGGCTTGGCAATTTCCGAAAAAATGCGCGGTCAAATCCGTGGTTTGGACCAGGCTTCCCGTAACGCTCAAGATGGTATCTCTTTGATCCAAACAGCTGAGGGTGCATTGAACGAAACTCACTCCATCCTGCAACGTATGCGTGAGCTTTCCAACCAATCCGCGAACGGAACAAACACTGATTCCGATCGTCAAGCTCTGCAAGACGAAATGAACCAACTGACTTCCGAAATCAACCGTATCGGTAACACAACTGAGTTCAATACTCAAAAATTGCTTAACGGTGGTATTGGTTCAGGTGATAACGCTAAGTTGACTCAAGCTACTAAAGCTACTATTGCTGGTACGCAAGCATTTACTGGTGGAGATACAACTGGTCAAACAGCTTCTATCACCGTTGATGGTAAGACTTTTGATCTTTCCGAGCTTTTGAATAAAGACCACTCTGCAACTACAAAAGCAGACTTTGCCGATGCTTTGAAAAATGTAACCTCTGGTGGAGTGAAATTGAGCGACCTCGTTGATGTTGATTCTAGCGGTGCTGCACTCAAATTCACTGCTAAATCCGCTGGTGCAACAAGTACGCTTGAGCTTAAAGTAGGAACTGGTGATGATGCTGCAGCACAATTGTTGGGATATGCTACTGAAGCAGCAGCGAATGCTGTTGGTAAAGTTAAAGGAGATCCAGCTACTGTAGAGCGTTCCGGTCTGCAAGCTGGCACTGACCTTACTGCAGTTGCAACTAATCCTAGCATTGCATCCAATGCTTCGTTGAAATTCACTGTTGGTACAGACAGTGAAGTAGAAGTGGTTCTTAATTCTGGCAAAGATGCAAAAGTATATGATACAAAAAACGCGGATGCTAACGTAGCAAAAGCGGCTATGGACGATCTGGTTAAAGATCTGAACGCTGCATTGCAATCTGCCGGACTGGACAGCAAAGTTACTGCTTCATTGTCTAAAGATAATGAAATTCAGTTCCTTTCTGAAACTGGTAAAGATATCAGTATCGCTGCAGGTGCTGGTGGAGCTTTAACAGAACTTGGTTTTGCTGGTACAGAAACAGTTAAAAATGTTGAGCAAGTTGTAGGCGCTGGAGCACAAGGTGTAGGCTTCTCAACGAAGTTCCAAATCGGTGCTAACACTGGTCAATCCATGTCCTTGACAATCAACGACGTTCGTTCCGCTGCCCTGGGAATCACAGGTAACGCAGGACAAGCTGGTTTCACGAAAGAGAACTCCGTTACTAACGGAACTAACGACATCAAAGCTGAAGCTGCTCTGAACATCTCCACTCGTGAAGATGCTTCCAAAGCAATCGACATCTTGGACAAAGCAACTTCCCTGGTTTCCAGCGAGCGCGCTAAACTGGGTGCTGTTCAAAACCGCTTGGAGCACACAATCAACAACTTGGGAACGGCTTCCGAGAACTTGACAGCTGCTGAATCCCGTATCCGTGACGTTGACATGGCGAAAGAAATGATGAGCCAAACGAAAAACAACATCTTGGCTCAAGCAGCTCAAGCAATGTTGGCTCAAGCTAACCAACAACCACAAGGCGTTCTGCAATTGCTTCGTTAATCTTAACTTGCTTTATACTAAACCTTGGATCTCTGATCCAAGGTTTTTTATTAGATTTTACATATTTCCTAAAGCTGGACAGGCGATACGCCGATATATACTATAAATGCGAAATAGTTGGAGGTCGTTCAAGGGTGAACATTCAATTTTCCTTATCTGCTGCCTCATCTGCAAGTAATCCTGCTATAGAGGTGCAGCACCCGGCAGGCGCTTCTCAAGCGGGAACCGACACAGTAAACATCAGGACAGCGAAAGAAGCCTATAGCAAAGAAAAGCAGGGTGTTAATTTATCTGTGGGAGAAGAACTGCTGATCCGTAATATTGACCGAGCAGT
Protein-coding sequences here:
- the flgL gene encoding flagellar hook-associated protein FlgL encodes the protein MRITNNMLSSQLLLNLNRNAQQMNNTQTQLATGRKINKPSDDPVGITYSLRYRAELSSNEQYQKNVDSAVSWLEFNDTVMNQAGNVVQRLRELTVQASTGTNPQSALDSIKEEVKQLNEQLIDISNSKLNGKYVFNGETYDVKPYDFPANPDGTLDTTNAASVVTDKGKINFIVGESVQLPINVSGNEVFGTETEEDNLFVIMNTIMQALTEGDQKELSDQLDNIDSRMGKMLSIRSEIGAKTNRVDLMMGRLEDLGINLTDLQSKVEDADYAELSLQSKIQENIYNASLSAGAKIISPSLVDFLR
- a CDS encoding DUF6470 family protein, which gives rise to MNTLPVVQIRTTPSILNIDADPGQYSIRQPKAEVQLHTKPAKLTVQSHPIELNVDQSKAFSAYTGGNMIDMNARIYSGIQQNFLQNIASRVEQGNQLAAIHKPGNTIANIVGTDWKPQPFPETRTPASFDNVDIRINTRPPDISYDPAVSEMNVIVNKPEIEYQRGKLDIYVKQYASVQYTPPAIDMEL
- the csrA gene encoding carbon storage regulator CsrA; the protein is MLVLSRKKGESIVIQDHIEVTVLAVEGDTVRIGISAPKHIDIFRQEIYASIQEANRESATPLAANVEAFMERLRNNGIKKD
- a CDS encoding flagellar protein FlaG, coding for MNIQFSLSAASSASNPAIEVQHPAGASQAGTDTVNIRTAKEAYSKEKQGVNLSVGEELLIRNIDRAVKALQGPETTLDISIHEKTHDIMVKVLNKETGEVLREIPPEKTLDLVAKMMEIAGILIDEKV
- the fliW gene encoding flagellar assembly protein FliW, coding for MYKFIAKEAFIIHIQTSMWGEVEVQEKDIYQFPKGLPGFDEETEFALIPWEDTPFSYLQSVREKDLSFLLVSPFTFVTDYSFELSEVDKQELEIAEQVSVYSLVTIHSQTNHSTMNLLAPVVLNPEKRLGKQVILHQSIYETRHLIWSEDEEAKSVKGGV
- a CDS encoding flagellin, whose product is MIINHNIAALNTHRQLSANTANTNKNIEKLSSGLRINRAGDDAAGLAISEKMRGQIRGLDQASRNAQDGISLIQTAEGALNETHSILQRMRELSNQSANGTNTDSDRQALQDEMNQLTSEINRIGNTTEFNTQKLLNGGIGSGDNAKLTQATKATIAGTQAFTGGDTTGQTASITVDGKTFDLSELLNKDHSATTKADFADALKNVTSGGVKLSDLVDVDSSGAALKFTAKSAGATSTLELKVGTGDDAAAQLLGYATEAAANAVGKVKGDPATVERSGLQAGTDLTAVATNPSIASNASLKFTVGTDSEVEVVLNSGKDAKVYDTKNADANVAKAAMDDLVKDLNAALQSAGLDSKVTASLSKDNEIQFLSETGKDISIAAGAGGALTELGFAGTETVKNVEQVVGAGAQGVGFSTKFQIGANTGQSMSLTINDVRSAALGITGNAGQAGFTKENSVTNGTNDIKAEAALNISTREDASKAIDILDKATSLVSSERAKLGAVQNRLEHTINNLGTASENLTAAESRIRDVDMAKEMMSQTKNNILAQAAQAMLAQANQQPQGVLQLLR